TCGGATTCAAAAAGTCCTTTCATGGTAGGTCCAACCACTCTTGTGCCATCAATGGAATGGCAACCGGCACAACCTTTTTGTGCAAACAAAACCTTTCCAAGATCAGCTGGAGTGTCCGCGCCTTTTTTCTCAGCATGGTACCAAGCAGCATATTCTTCAGAAGGAATCGCTTTGATTTTGATCATCATGCCAGAATGTTTTGTTCCGCAATACTCTGTACAGAATACGATGTATTCCCCAGGTTGTTTTGGTTCAAACCAAAGTTGTGTGAGTTTTCCTGGAACCGCATCTTGTTTGGTTCGGAACGCTGGGACATAAAAACTGTGAATCACATCTTTAGAAGTGAGGATGAGTTTTGTTGCCTTCCCCGCAGGAACAATCATTGGTTCATTGGCAGAACTATAAAACTCTTTTCCATTGGCATATCGGTAAGTCCAAGCCCACTGTTCACCAGTGACATGGATTTCTGCCGCAATGTCTTCGGGTGGAGTTCTAAGTTTTTCAAAAATGACCATACCCCAATAGAAAATTCCCATCATAATGACGAGAGGGATAAAGGACCAAAGGAACTCTGCAAAATTATTGTGAGTAATGTATGCTGATTTCTGGTCTAAACTTGTACGTTTGA
The sequence above is a segment of the Leptospira sp. WS39.C2 genome. Coding sequences within it:
- the coxB gene encoding cytochrome c oxidase subunit II, translating into MSWSSLIPATSFMPIQATEIAKEVDLLYAFLIISSLVSFVILIGGMTWFLIKFKRTSLDQKSAYITHNNFAEFLWSFIPLVIMMGIFYWGMVIFEKLRTPPEDIAAEIHVTGEQWAWTYRYANGKEFYSSANEPMIVPAGKATKLILTSKDVIHSFYVPAFRTKQDAVPGKLTQLWFEPKQPGEYIVFCTEYCGTKHSGMMIKIKAIPSEEYAAWYHAEKKGADTPADLGKVLFAQKGCAGCHSIDGTRVVGPTMKGLFESERKFTDGSKTKADENYLRESILVSTAKIVETYSPVMPPFQGQLSDVEVANLIEYIKSIK